In Lolium rigidum isolate FL_2022 chromosome 3, APGP_CSIRO_Lrig_0.1, whole genome shotgun sequence, the genomic window TATTTTTAGTGGGAGGTGACGTTTTCATCGATAACAACGCGTATATGCTGACAATTTCAAAACCTGACGGTTTGGTTGTCGGATCCAATCTCTCGAAGATTCTTATAGGAGTGGATGTTGAATCCAGATTGGACTCCAGGAGGGCCGGAGGGCTGGCAGGGCGGGCTCATGGCAAGCCCGTCACACTACGTGTCCTGAAGGGAGTAAAAACTCTTGCAGCAGTCCAACACCAAAGCCCAATCAGCGATCTCTCCACGGAACAAATCCCCCATCTCCGCCGCATCTATGGCGGACGGCGGCCCAGCCCCCGccgtccccgtccccgtccccgGCGGCGGGGCGCCTGCCACCATACTCGACTCCCTCGGCGAGGACATCACCCGCATCGTCGGGCCAGTCTCCGCCTGCatgctcatcgtcgtcctcctcgtctccATCCTATCCTCCCCCTCCTCACCATCCCCCCTCACCGCCGCCCTCAacacggccgcggccgccggcggagacgccggcgccggcgacgacctCACCTCCGCGCTCATCACCGCCGGcaccttcgtcgtcgtcgtcacggcCGCGACCTTCCTCATGGCGCTGCTCTTCTACTTCCGCTGCACGCCCTGCCTGCGCGCCTACATGGGCTTCTCCGCGATCTGGGTCCTGCTCGCGCTCGGCGGCCAGATATGCCTCCTGCTCCtgtcccgcctccgcctcccgctcgaCGCCGTCTCCTTCGCGCTCCTCCTCCCCAACGCGGTGgccgcgctcgccgtcgccgccgtctcgCCGGCCTCCGTCCCCATCGCGCTCCACCAGTCCGcgctcgtcgccatcgccgtgctCACCGCCTTCTGGTTCACGCTGCTCCCGGAGTGGACCACCTGGGCGCTGCTCCTCGCCATGGCCGTCTACGATCTCGGGGCCGTCCTCATCCCCGGTGGCCCTCTAAGGGTCCTTCTCGAGCTCGCCATGGAGAGGAACGAGGAGATACCGGCCCTGATCTACGAGGCAAGGCCAGTCGATCCAAGGCACGGCCAGAATTGGCGGCTTTGGGCCTCGAGGCAGCCTCCTGCTGGGGATTTGGATCCTACTTCCACAGCTGAGGTATTGGGAAGAAGAAGCAATTCAGCCGATTCCTTGACCCAAGCTGCTATTGGTAATCCAAGCCTCAGCCAGTTTCTGGTGCTAGATTCGAGCTCTGATCCTGCCAACGCACAAGCAAGGGAGGTGTTGGCAGCACTGCCAGAGACTAGAGTTGACGTTGCTGCATTGAGGGTGCCATTGATCCAGCCACAGCCAGATAGAACCAGggaagaggacgacgacagcggcgatgaagacGGCATTGGGCTGGGCTCCTCAGGGGCAATCAAGCTTGGGTTGGGTGATTTCATATTCTACAGCGTGCTCGTCGGGAGGGCGGCCATGTACGACTACATGACAGTCTACGCGTGCTATCTCGCCATCATTGCAGGGCTcggcgttactctgctgctgctgGCATTCTTCCGCAAGGCATTGCCTGCTCTGCCGGTGTCCATCACCCTCGGCGTCTTGTTTTACGTGCTCACCAGAACATTGCTTGAGAACTTTGTTATGCAGTGCTCTACAAATTTCCTCATGTTTTAGCATTCATGCAGCATTGCATGGTTGTATCTTAGTAGTTCACAGTTAAGGCCTTCTCCAGATGGTCAGGTCATGTTTATGGAAGTGTTCATCTGGGTTAGGCCATGCTTGTGAAACTGTCAATCTGATGGCTCACGTGACATGTTACTGTATGGAATGGCTGTCAACCGTTGCTGGCAATGATATTTAGTGTTCCGAAGAAGCTACTTTTGTCATGAATCTGTTACTGCACAGTCTGTATATCTTCAAATATCCCTATAATTTTTCAGTTGGTACTTTTCTTGGTTGTCAATATTTTTACTCAGTATAAATGTATTCTTTGGAGTGTTGTTACATATTCTGTACAGAGGGAGTAATTCTTTTGAGCAATATGTTTGTTTGTAGCATTTGTGAGAGCATGGATTATAGTTACTAAACAATATAAAGGTATTTTTGATAACTCAAGGCTTTCACCCCATAGAAAATGAAGAGATATATTATGGTAGTCAAAAATTTCTCCCAGAAAATCACACCAGCCGCAATAGAGAAGAATATGACCCATATTACTTGTCACAGATTTAGTACAGAGTCGGAGCAACATAAAAATTCTTGGACTTTGGTCTTCCTATGTCCTGTTGCAATGAGTA contains:
- the LOC124699816 gene encoding presenilin-like protein At2g29900, producing the protein MADGGPAPAVPVPVPGGGAPATILDSLGEDITRIVGPVSACMLIVVLLVSILSSPSSPSPLTAALNTAAAAGGDAGAGDDLTSALITAGTFVVVVTAATFLMALLFYFRCTPCLRAYMGFSAIWVLLALGGQICLLLLSRLRLPLDAVSFALLLPNAVAALAVAAVSPASVPIALHQSALVAIAVLTAFWFTLLPEWTTWALLLAMAVYDLGAVLIPGGPLRVLLELAMERNEEIPALIYEARPVDPRHGQNWRLWASRQPPAGDLDPTSTAEVLGRRSNSADSLTQAAIGNPSLSQFLVLDSSSDPANAQAREVLAALPETRVDVAALRVPLIQPQPDRTREEDDDSGDEDGIGLGSSGAIKLGLGDFIFYSVLVGRAAMYDYMTVYACYLAIIAGLGVTLLLLAFFRKALPALPVSITLGVLFYVLTRTLLENFVMQCSTNFLMF